Part of the Cloacibacterium caeni genome is shown below.
CGAATATTTTGAAGGAAAAAGAAAAGAATTTACCGTTCCACTTCATTTTGTAGGTTCAGATTTTCAGAAATCTGTTTGGAAAATCTTGATGAAAATTCCGTATGGTGAAACTTGGAGCTATGCCCAACAATCTGAAATTTTGGGAGATAGCAAAAAAGTAAGAGCAGTGGCAAATGCCAATGGAATGAATAAAATTTCCATCTTGGTTCCTTGTCATAGAGTGATTGGCAGCGATGGAAATCTTACAGGTTATGGCGGTGGAATTTGGCGAAAACAAAAACTCCTAGAATTAGAAGGCGCTATTCTATTCTAATTATTTATATTTTTTCAATTAAAACTTCGGTTTTAAATATATGTTATCAACTCTTTTGATTTCTGTAACACTTGTTACAAAGCGGTTTTTTAGAAAAATTCAATTTTGCATTTAATAAAGATCAACAGAGTCTTTTTTAACCCAATAAATTGAAAATTTCCATGAAAAGCATTTGTCCTAATACCTTTCAAACGATGATAAACGAAACCATTCAATTGGTAGACGTGAGAGAACGCTATGAATTTGAATTGTATAAAATGAGACTTCCTATCGTAGAAAATATTCCCTTCAGCGAGATAGAAGAATTATGGTCACATTTTGATGCTGATAAGAAAATCGTTTTGGTTTGTAACAACAGTGTCAGAAGTAAAAGTGTTGCTAAATATTTGGAAGATAGAGACTTTAACCAGATTTACTATTTAGAAGGTGGTTTGGTAAAATGGCAACAAAATGATTTACCACTTCTTGGAAATCCACCAGAAATCATTTCTCATTCCCTTTCTAAAACTGGAGAGTGTTCTAACTAATTTTTTATGAAATTTCCAGTTTTAAATGTCTGCGATTTAGTGAATAATGAAAAAAATATTCAAAACTACATTATTCATGATTTGAAGGAATTGCTTCATGAAGATATTTACCTTCCTAAAAAACCGCACCGTCATACTTTTTATCAAATTCTCTATATAGAGAAGGGTTCGGGTACTCATAAAATTGATTTTGAAGATTACGAAATCCAAGATAATTCTGTTTTTTTTCTTAGACCTGGTCAAGTTCACGATTTAGTTTTTAACCATAAAAATACTAAAGGTTTTCTTATAAATTTTAATGAAAATTTATTAAATCAATTTCTTTTACAAGCAAATTTCATTGATCAATTGCCTTTATTCAGCAAAAGTGGCAAAAATTGTTATCATCAGATTAAAAATAATCAAAAGGACATAAAATATGCTTTCGCAAAAATTTTAGATTTTAATGATGGAAGTTATAAATATACATCATAACTTACAAAATTGTGCATTTTAGAAATTTTACTATTAATTTCTGAAGATGTAAAATCAGTGAACCAAACTAATTTTAATTATACTCAAAATAATTTGGTAAGAAAATTTGAAGGATCACTTGAAAAGTATTTCAAAGAAGAACATTATCCTAAATTTTACGCAGATCAATTAGCTGTTACTCCAAATTATCTAAATTCCGTTTGTAAATTTATTACGGGTAAAACAGCTGGGGAAATGATTAGAAACAGAATCATCTTAGAGGCTAAGAGATTATTGGTTAATACCCAATCTACCATTTCGCAGAATGCTTTTGAACTTAACTTTGAAGACAATTCGTATTTTACTAAATTCTTTAAATCCAATGCTGGAGTTTCTCCTATAGATTTTAGAAAAAATCTAAATAAATAATTATTACCATTTTCTCCGTTTTGTAAACCAAGAAGTTAGAGCATTCCTAGCTTAACTTTGTGTTGTAGAAATTAAAGTTTTTTTTCATCATAAATTTTTGATTTTTCAACAATGCAAACTTTCTATAACTTTTTATTGTATCCTTTTATCGAGTTAGTAAAGCTCTATAAACATGGTTTTAGCATTATGTCAAAAGAAAGTAAATCTCTTTGGATTATTGCTGTTGTTAAACTATTTATCATGTTCGGAATTCTTAAGATGTTTTTCTTTAAGGACTTTCTTAAAACTAATTTTGAGAGTAACGAACAAAGAATAGAATATTTGCAAAATACTTTGACAAAAATTAAAAAATAGAAATATTACAACGATGAATCATATAGATTGGGAATTGGTCAATTGGAGCAGAGCGCAATTTGCCCTTACAGCAATGTACCATTGGCTTTTTGTTCCGCTCACATTAGGAATTACCTTTATCATTGCCATCATGGAAACCATTGCTGCTCACACAGGAAAATGTAGAGAATTTGCATTTTTTGAAATAGAAAATGGAAAGTTAATTTCAGAGAAATTCGAAGAAAATCTTCATGCTCATCATCACGAAGATGGTTGCTGTAATCATCATCATGATAGTAATGAAAAAAAATATCATTCTCATGCAGAAATCCTCAATCAACTTTCTGGAGTAGATAAATTCTATTATTACGGAATGGGAATGGGGTTACGCAATGAATTGACTGAGAATCATATCAATTTCGAAAAAGCAAAATATTTTGAAATTGGAGAAATTATTGAAAATTTAAACCTTTAAAAATTATTAATAAAAAATGCTTTTTGTAACATGGGTTACAGTTTAAAAGTAATAATTGTTGCTATTTTGGTAACAAAATTATAAATTATGTCGAAAATTGTAATTCTTGGTGCTGGTATTGCTGGTCATACCGCAGCTACGCATCTTCGTAGGAAATTGGGTAATGAGCACGAAATTTTGGTGGTTTCTCCCAATTCTAATTATCAATGGGTGCCGTCTAATATTTGGGTAGGTATTGGCAG
Proteins encoded:
- a CDS encoding DUF4492 domain-containing protein; its protein translation is MQTFYNFLLYPFIELVKLYKHGFSIMSKESKSLWIIAVVKLFIMFGILKMFFFKDFLKTNFESNEQRIEYLQNTLTKIKK
- a CDS encoding helix-turn-helix domain-containing protein, which gives rise to MCILEILLLISEDVKSVNQTNFNYTQNNLVRKFEGSLEKYFKEEHYPKFYADQLAVTPNYLNSVCKFITGKTAGEMIRNRIILEAKRLLVNTQSTISQNAFELNFEDNSYFTKFFKSNAGVSPIDFRKNLNK
- a CDS encoding NifB/NifX family molybdenum-iron cluster-binding protein, with translation MNHIDWELVNWSRAQFALTAMYHWLFVPLTLGITFIIAIMETIAAHTGKCREFAFFEIENGKLISEKFEENLHAHHHEDGCCNHHHDSNEKKYHSHAEILNQLSGVDKFYYYGMGMGLRNELTENHINFEKAKYFEIGEIIENLNL
- a CDS encoding AraC family ligand binding domain-containing protein, whose amino-acid sequence is MKFPVLNVCDLVNNEKNIQNYIIHDLKELLHEDIYLPKKPHRHTFYQILYIEKGSGTHKIDFEDYEIQDNSVFFLRPGQVHDLVFNHKNTKGFLINFNENLLNQFLLQANFIDQLPLFSKSGKNCYHQIKNNQKDIKYAFAKILDFNDGSYKYTS
- a CDS encoding rhodanese-like domain-containing protein, which encodes MKSICPNTFQTMINETIQLVDVRERYEFELYKMRLPIVENIPFSEIEELWSHFDADKKIVLVCNNSVRSKSVAKYLEDRDFNQIYYLEGGLVKWQQNDLPLLGNPPEIISHSLSKTGECSN